From Brassica oleracea var. oleracea cultivar TO1000 chromosome C3, BOL, whole genome shotgun sequence, a single genomic window includes:
- the LOC106329607 gene encoding cytochrome P450 71B24-like, with protein MDEEEKKTRETQTMDVALSIAQLEDMGDASMGFCIIELVFLVMIKKGSSQLYMIPYEGRVALVAHDYHVVKLYILKDAHGHEWKRFIFNVPSERVRMESMRFRGTTDADFIPERFLDKSIEYMGSKGYAPFGFGRRNCPGMAYGNALLEEIMANLLYRFDWKIPDGSKPEELNMEEICQFVVAKKYPLKLVPVTRF; from the exons ATGGATGAAGAAGAGAAGAAGACGAGAGAGACCCAAACCATG GACGTTGCCCTATCCATCGCCCAACTGGAGGATATGGGCGATGCGTCAATGGGATTCTGTATTATAGAGCTTGTCTTCTTGGTGATGATCAAGAAA GGTTCTAGTCAGCTTTATATGATACCTTATGAGGGAAGGGTAGCCTTAGTTGCTCATGATTATCATGTTGTTAAACTTTATATTTTGAAAGATGCACATGGGCACGAATGGAAACGCTTTATTTTTAATGTGCCATCTGAGAGGGTGCGGATGGAATCTATGCGTTTCAGGGGTACTACAGATGCTG ATTTTATCCCTGAGAGATTCCTAGACAAGAGCATTGAATATATGGGGAGCAAAGGGTACGCACCATTTGGTTTTGGTCGTAGGAATTGTCCCGGTATGGCTTATGGTAATGCGTTGCTAGAGGAGATTATGGCGAATCTTCTCTACCGATTTGACTGGAAGATTCCTGATGGCTCTAAACCGGAAGAGCTTAACATGGAGGAGATTTGCCAATTTGTTGTCGCAAAGAAGTACCCTCTCAAGCTGGTTCCTGTTACAAGGTTTTAG
- the LOC106332965 gene encoding chlorophyll(ide) b reductase NOL, chloroplastic — protein sequence MAASSGFHVSSSPLLRIRSSSVAYATKPPFLSPCNGRRLLAESFGLATVTVSRQNLSVSPPSAVVEARISGEREPMTPPYNVLITGSTKGIGHALAREFLKAGDNVVICSRSAERVESVVESLKEEYGEHVWGTKCDVREGKDVKDLVGYCQKNLKYIDIWINNAGSNAYSFKPLSEASDEDLIEVVKTNTLGLMLCCREAMNMMLTQSRGGHIFNIDGAGSDGRPTPRFAAYGATKRSVVHLTKSLQAELQMQDVKNVVVHNLSPGMVTTDLLMSGATTKQAKFFINVLAEPAEVVAEYLVPNIRAIPASGSMKPTYIRFLTGIKAYTKIFSRVALGARKNRYVTEE from the exons ATGGCGGCTTCAAGTGGTTTCCATGTCTCTTCCTCTCCTTTGCTTAGGATTCGCTCTTCCTCTGTCGCATATGCCACCAAACCTCCGTTTCTCTCTCCTTGTAACGGTCGTCGTTTACTAGCAGAAAGCTTCGGTCTCGCAACTGTAACTGTTTCGCGCCAAAACCTCTCGGTTTCTCCGCCGTCTGCGGTGGTGGAAGCTCGCATCTCAGGAGAAAGAGAACCGATGACGCCTCCCTATAACGTCTTGATCACTGGCTCGACCAAAGGTATAGGACATGCGTTAGCTAGAGAGTTTCTGAAAGCAGGAGACAACGTTGTCATATGTTCCAGATCAG CGGAACGAGTTGAGTCTGTTGTTGAGAGTCTTAAGGAAGAATATGGGGAGCATGTGTGG GGAACTAAGTGTGATGTTAGAGAAGGGAAGGATGTGAAGGATCTTGTAGGTTATTGTCAGAAGAATCTTAAATACATTGACATTTGG ATTAATAATGCTGGATCTAATGCATATAGCTTTAAACCTTTGTCTGAGGCCTCGGATGAGGATCTTAT TGAAGTTGTGAAAACAAACACTCTTGGGCTGATGTTATGTTGCCGAGAG GCAATGAATATGATGTTGACCCAATCTCGGGGTGGTCATATCTTTAATATCGATGGAGCTGGCTCAGATGGGAGACCAACACCCAG GTTTGCTGCATATGGTGCAACAAAACGGAGTGTTGTTCACCTGACAAAGTCATTACAA GCAGAGTTGCAGATGCAAGATGTCAAAAATGTTGTGGTGCACAATCTATCG CCTGGAATGGTCACAACTGATCTACTCATGTCCGGAGCTACAACTAAACAA GCCAAGTTCTTCATTAATGTTTTGGCAGAGCCAGCTGAAGTG GTTGCTGAGTATCTTGTCCCGAACATCAGAGCAATACCAGCTAGCGGATCTATGAAGCCGACTTACATCCGTTTCCTAACCGGAATCAAAGCCTATACCAAAATATTCTCA AGAGTTGCATTGGGAGCAAGGAAGAATAGATACGTGACTGAAGAGTAG